Sequence from the Candidatus Hepatoplasma crinochetorum Av genome:
AATTCATATGTTCCTCAATCAGGAACAGATTCTAATTCATATATAAATTGTTGTGAAGATATAGAATTTTCAGAATATTCTGAATAATCATTTATTTTATTATTTTGATAATTTATATTATCTTCATTTAAATTTAAATTTTTGTTAGAAAAGATAAATGGTAAAAAAAATAAACCTAAAATTGGTACTAAAAATAATTTTAAAAAACTTTTCATTTATTTTAATTATAATTAAAACTTAATTTATATAATTCATTTCTAAATTTTCTTTATTATAATGTCTTATACCATTTCATGTTTCTTTATTTCTATAATGTCAAAACGTTATTCCATATATAAAATCTTTATCTATTTTTAATTTTATTTGATCAGATAAATCTTTATCAACGATATTAAACACCTCTGAAGCTTTTATAAAATTAAATCAATATCTAGAATTTAAATAATCTTTAATATCACTTAAAACAGCTAACTTATATCCATATTGATAAAAATAATCTCATAACGATTTTTCTTCATTACGATTCAAACTATATTTATACAATCTCCAACTATATCCTTGTTCTTTATTAAAATAAGATGTAAATAAATCTCCACTAATTTTAGAACTTCGATAAGGGATTATTTCATTTTCTAAATTAGTCAAATAATTCTTTGCATCAATTGTTAATTTTGCGCCTCCTTCTAAAGTTTTTTTAATACCGTCTCACATTATTTTTGGTTTTTTTTCAATATATCCAGTTGCTATTTCAGCCATTCCAATACTAATTTCAACAGAATCCAATAAAAATCCTGATCTTGTCTTAGATTTAGATTTTTCAAATATTTCATAAAATGATTCTGTTCGCTGTGGATATTCATTATCAACAACAACAGAATATTGATTAGAATTTCAATGTTTACTATAATCTGTGTAATCTTCATTAGAAAAATTTTCAAAATAAATATTACAATTATGAGTTCAAGGATTTAAAGAAAAAGTAAAATTTAATTTTATTTTTTGTTTTTCTTTATTTGAAATTCCTAATTGTAAAGGATCATATTCAATGGAACTATTACCATTTATTGTTTCAATAATATAATATTGAAAAGGATAAGCAAATAATTTATGTTCAAAATTAATATCTTTATCATTTAAATATGAACTAGGAAAATTAAAAAAATTATGATCTAAATTAATTTCATCAGTTGATCCCATACTGCTTTTTAAAATAAATTCTTTTATTAAAAATTTATTTTCTGTAATTGATAAATATTCATCATTTCCTTCAATTATTTTAATAACTAAATTACCAACTTCATCTTTCGTTAATGAAAATTTATCTGGAAATATTGGTGATTCTAAAATATAAAATCCCGCAAATTCTTCTTTGCTTAAATCATTTTGAAAGGTTTTTTGTACACTAACTCCATTTATAATAGTGATGTTATTTTTTTCTTTATTAATTGGATATAAATAAAAATCATAATTAAGAGAAAAATTTCCAATTTTTGCAATAGGATTACTAGATTTAAAAACTCCTATAATTCAAATAATTGAATTATTAATTACATCATTTCCATATTTAAAATTTGTAGATATTTCTTCTACATTACTCAATTTTAAGGAAAAATCTTCTCGAACTTGTAAAGATTGATTATTTCTATCTAAATGTGCTCTTTCTATAAAAGTTTCACCTTTTAAAATCGTTGAAATTGGATAAGTAATATAAATATCTAAATTTAAAATTAAAATAAAATTATTATTATCTAAATTTTTAACTTCTGAAATTGAATAAAATTTAAATAAATTATTTTCATAAATGATAATATTATTTAAATTTAAAATTAATTCTCTTTTTTTATTTATATCTTCTTCAAAAAAATAATCATTAATATTTATTTTTAACTCGATATTTTCAATATTATTTATTCTAATATTTTTTTCAATTCAATAACCGTTTTCTAAATTTAAAAAATCAATTTGATCATCAAAAAGAACATAATTAACAAATTCATTTCTCTTTGCAATTGATTCTTCTTTTGAATTTCCCGGAAAATCAATTACATTTTTATTTAGATTAGTATCATCAGATTCTCAATTAGTATTATTTTTTGGTATTAAAATTTTTATCATTTTATTCTTCTTTCTTATTCTATTCTTACTCATTTAACAGTAAATAAACCAGCAGCTAAGTTATATTCTTGTGAAGAATTTTTTAAAGAATATGGAGCTAATGTATTTGCTTCATTATGAGATTTTCCAATTCTTATAATATATCCTTCTTGATCATATCCATCAATATATCCCACAACATCAGAACTATCATTTTTCCCTTCTGATTTATTTCTTGTTCCAACATAACAATTTGCTAATTTATGTTTATGATTTATAACTTCTTTATTTCATATTTGATTAGGTAAATTATTAACTGCTTGTACAGTAGCCATTCCTTCTTTAAATTCTTTATTATGTTCATGCAATCTTTTTCAAACACCTAAATATTTATTATTTTTATTTGGATCATAAGTACTTAAAAATTCTTTAATTGTACCAATATGTTCATCTAATTGATTTATTTGTATAAAATCCATTTCTAAGTTTTCAAAATCATAATTTTTGATTCCTTTTCAATCATTCTTATTACGATAATGTCAAAAAGTTATTCCATTTTTAAAATCTTCATTAATTATTAATTTTGTTTTTTTAGATAAATTTTTATCTACTAAATTAAATATTTTATCTATTTTTAAAAAATTAAATCAATACCTTGAATTTAAATATTTTTGAATATTTTCTAATTGATTTAATTTATATCCATATTGATAAAAATAATCAAATAAATGCTTTCTCTCTAAATTATTTAAACTATACTTATTCAATTTTCAACTAAATCCTTTTGCATTATTTAAATATGAAGTTAGTAAATCACCATTAATTTTAGAAGTATTATTTTTTTCTAAATTATTAATATAATTTTGATGTTTTCTTTTTTCAATAATATTATTAGATATAGATGATCTTGAAGGAGATAAAAATTCTGAATATTGTTCTGCTTTAATGTCTTTTAATATATCTCCATAAGATAGTGTTCTTTTAGGATATTCATTATCACTTACTGTGCAATATTGATTAATATTTCATGTTGCATCAATCTCAAATTTATTTAAGGCATTTTCAAAATAAATACTACTGCTATGAGTTCAAGGATTTAAAGAAAAATTAAATCTTAAATAATCTTGATGATTTTCACTATTTCAAAGCAATTGTAATGGATCATATTTTATTGAATTAATTCCATTTGTTGTTTCAATTTTATAATACTCAAAGGGGTAGGCATATAATTTATGCTCGAATAAAATATTTTTTGGATTTTTATATGAATTTGCTTGTTCAAAAAAATTATGAATATTTATTTTATCACTTCATCCCATTTCTTTATTTAAATCAAAATTTTTAATGAGCAATTTTCCATCTTCTAATTTAAAATTATTTGGATTTTTATTTGACAAAGTAATAATGGTATTATTATTAACATCTTTTTCAATATTAATAGCATCAGGATATAATGGTGATTCTAAAATATAAAAACTAATAAATTCATCACTATTTGTATCATTAAATAAAGTATTGTTTACATTTATATTATTTATTAAAATACTATTTCCATCTTCATTATTATAACTATCATAAAATTTAATTATTGGATATAAATAAAAATTAAAATTTAAAGGTAATGTACCAATTTTTGTTAATGTTTCTTTTTCTTCTTCTAAATTTATTTTCTCGATTCCAATGATTCAAATAATTGAATTATTTTTATAATTATTATGATACTTAAAATTAGTTTCTACTTCTTCTACTTTGCTTAATTTAATATCAAAATCTTCTCTTATTTGAAGTTTACTTACATCATTTCTTTTTAAATGTGCACGATCAATAAATGTTTCTCCACTTAAAATTGTTGAAATTGGATAAGTAAGATAAATATCTAGATTAATATTTGCAATAAAATTATCATTATCTAAAATTTCAATTTTAGAAATTGCATAAAATTTAAATAAATTATTTTGATAGATAATAATATTATTTAAATTTAAAATTCGTTCTCTTTTTTTATCTATATCTTCTTCTAACAAATAATCATTTATATCTAATTTTATTTTACAATCAAAAATATCATTTATAATGATTTCTTTTTCTACTCAGTATCCATTTTCTAAATTTAAAAAATCAATTTGATCATCAAAAAGGACATAATTAACAAATTCATTTCGTTTTGCAATTGATTGTTCTTTTGTTTTTCCTGGAAAACTAATTACATGTTTTTGATCATAAGTATCTAAATTTTTATTAGTTGATCAGTTTGTATTATTTTTAGGAATTAAAATCTTTACCATCTATTCTTTCCTTTTTAAACTATTCAACTCGAACTCATTTAATCGTAAGTAATCCTGCTGCAAAATTATTTTCTTCTGCAGAATTTGATAATGAATAAGGAATAAGATTTCCTACTTCATCATGTGATTGGCCAATTCTTATGATATTTCCTTCTGCATCATAACCATCAATAAAACCAACAACATCAGAATTATCATTAGTTCCTTCTGATTTATTTCTTGAACCAACATAGCGATCTGCTAATCTATGTGTATGTCCTTTTACTGCTCCATTTGTAACTATATTTGTCTGTCCTGAAATTGTTTGTAATGTTGTCATTCCTTCAATAAAACTAGGATTATATTCATGTAATTTTTTTCAAACCCCTAAATATTTATCATTTAAATTTGGATCATAATCATTAATAAATTCTTTAATTGTTCCTATTGCTTCATCAATTAAAGATATTTCATCTGATAATAATTGATATTTTTTTCCATCTTTTGAAAAATAAATATCTTTATGATTATTTTTTACGAATTTTAAAAAATATTTTGTTTTATTATTTGATAATTTAAAAATATCATTTTTTTGATCACTATTTTCAATACTTTCTATTTCTCAACCTGAAAAATAAATTTTTATTTTGTTATTAATAATGTCTTCTGTTTTTTCTTCCATTTAATTTAATAACCTTTCCTTTTTATTTACTTATAATTAAAATTTATCAAATAAACAAAAAGAATTTAAATATTTTATAAGTTGTATAGACAACTTCTAAATAATAAATTATTTAGAAATAAAAAAAGAGCCTTATAAAAAGACTCTTTATTACCATTTAAAAAATTTAATTAATTTTTTAAATGGTGGTTCAGGACGGAATCGAACCGCCGACACAGGGAGCTTCAATCCCTTGCTCTACCGACTGAGCTACTGAACCTGATTTTTTTATTATTCCGGTAGGATTAATTAAACCTACGTTTTTCTCAAAACGGCAAATAACGAAATAATTTATTTAATGGCGGTCCTGACGGGATTTGAACCCGCGATCTCCTCTGTGACAGAGAGGCATGATGACCACTTCACTACAGGACCTGGTTGCGGAGACAAGATTTGAACTTGTGACCTTTGGGTTATGAGCCCAACGAGCTACCAGACTGCTCTACTCCGCGATAAATAAATGGTGGAGATGGAGGGATTCGAACCCCCGCACGACTTTCGCCGTCTCTCGGTTTTCAAGACCGACCCCTTCAACCAGACTTGGGTACATCTCCATTTATAATTGGTGGTCCGTGCTGGACTTGAACCAGCGACCAACCGGTTATGAGCCGGTGGCTCTAACCAACTGAGCTAACGGACCTTATTTGGTAGCGGAAGAGGGACTTGAACCCCCGACCCATTGAATATGAACCAATTGCTCTAACCAACTGAGCTATTCCGCCAATAATATGGTGGAGCGAACGAGACTCGAACTCGCGACCCCATGCGTGCAAGGCATGTGCTCTACCAACTGAGCTATCACCCCATAAATGGTCGGAAAGACAAGACTTGAACTTGCGACCCCCGCGTCCCAAACGCGGTGCTCTGCCAAACTGAGCTACTTTCCGATAATGGCGCGCCCGATAGGAGTCGAACCCACAACCCTCTGATCCGTAGTCAGATACTCTATCCAGTTGAGCTACAGGCGCATTATTAATGGTGCGGGTGAAGGGACTTGAACCCTTACGTCCGAAGACACTAGATCCTAAGTCTAGCGTGTCTGCCTATTCCACCACACCCGCACATGGTGCCGTTGATAGGAATCGAACCTACGACCCACTGATTACAAGTCAGTTGCTCTGCCTGCTGAGCTACAACGGCTGATGATCTTTGGTGGGGCATATAGGACTTGAACCTATGACCTCCTGCTTGTAAGGCAGATGCTCTCCCAACTGAGCTAATACCCCGAAAAAATGGTGACCCATACGGGATTTGAACCCGTGCATGCTAGGATGAAAACCTAGTGTGTTAACCGCTTCACCAATGGGCCTAATGGCGCTCCGGAGAGGATTCGAACCTCCGACCAACTGGTTAACAGCCAGCTGCTCTACCACTGAGCTACCAGAGCAATTTAATTGATAAACATACAAATATTATTATATCTTAAATTAATCTTTTTAAGATAAAAAATCAAAAATTTTTATTAAAACAAAATCTTAATTTAATCTCTTTTTAAGAATATAATAAATCCCTCTAAATGATTAATATTATTAATCATAATAGAAACAATAACAAAAGATTTTTAAGTAAAAGAATTCGATTATTTTAAGGTTCTTTAAAAATTAAATTTTTATTATGAAATTTAATAAATATATGTAATCTTTTCTTATTTATTATAATTATACATATGAAAAAAAAAGAAGTTATTATTATCGGAGTTGGAAGGTTTGCTGAGGCATTGATAAATGAGTTATCAAAATTTCAACACTTTACATTAATTGCAATTGATAATGATATTAAAAAACTTGCAGAAATATCAACATTTGTAGATAAAACATTTGTTGGTGATTCTTCAAATGAACAATTTTTAAAAGAAGTGGGAATTAAAAATGCTGATATTTTTGTTGTAAGTATTGGAAATGATATTCAAAGTAATTTACTGACTTCATCAATTTTAAAAGACAATTTTAGCGGAACTGTAATTGCAAAAGCAGTAAGTAAAAGACATGTTGAGATTCTTAAAAAAATTGGTGTTGATGTTGTTATAATGCCTGATACAATAGCAGCAAAAAGAACAGCAATTGGTATTTTAAATCCTGTTCTTAATGCTGAATTATTTCAAAGAAATTCAGAATTAACAGAGCTTGATGGCGGAGTTTCAATTTTAACAATTGAAGCATTACCAGTATGAGAAGATAAAATGATCAAAGATCTTAAAATACCAAGAAATATTTCAATATTTTTAATTTATCGTAATAAAAAAGTTGTAATTGTAAATGGATTAACAAAAATTGCAAAAGGTGATCGAATTGCAGTTGTCGGAAGAAATGAAGATTTAAGTAAAATCGTTCAAAAATAAAATTTTAATCATCAAAACGAATTGAATTATCTCAATTATTTCAATTCTTTGTCTCTTGTAATTTTAAAAATTTATTAAAAGAATGAATTATGATTTTTTTGCTTGTATTATAATGAAAATAAGGAATATATGGATTTGTATCATTTACTTTTGAAAAGCCTTTTAAAGGAATATTTTTTTCTCTTTTGGTATTAGGATATTCAATATAAAGCTCTTTAAGTAAACCTTCAATATATATTTTTGCTCTCTTATTTTTTGTAATATTTAAAATTCAAATTTCATCAGAAATTTTATTTTTTTTGTAGTTTTTTTCTTTGATAATATTTTGATTATTTAAAATAGCAAAATTTGCTCATTTAATACACTTTATTTCTTCTTTTCAAAAAGGGGAAATAAAATTAACAATTACATCAATATCTTTTCTTTTGAATTCTATTTTATTTAAAATTGTAAATCGCGTATTCTTTTCTTTTAAAAAATATTTAAAATTATTAATAAATCTTTCAACATTTTTTTGATCTTTTTTCGCATAATTTAAGTAAACATTAAATAATTTTTTCTCGTCTTTTGTTATTTTTTGTTTCATTTTTAACCTAAGTAAATTAATTATTTTTGATAAATTTATTATACAACTAATGAATAATTACTTTTAAATCTTAAATTTTTTTTGTTTTAATTTTTTAATTGTGTAATCATAAAGTTCATTATTTGCTGTTTCATTTGCAATTTCACAAAAGGAAATAATATGTTCGGGATATTTTTTAAGAAATATTTTGATTTCAATATTTTTTCTACTTGACACTTTTTTCATTTACAATTATTTACTTTCAAAATATACATTATAAGAAAATATTAATTTTTATCAAAAATTTTAATTTTAACCTAAACGGATTTTTGTTTCAAGATATTTTGAATTATAAACTCGATAATAATGATGTTTTTTTGAAAAAATATAATCACTACGATTTGATTTGAATAAATTAAGAATATTATAAATTCCAAATTGACCAATAAACATTACAATAATTAAAACGATTGAAGCAAATATATCAATTAATTGAAGATTATTTGTTGCAAGTCCAGTTGTTCCATAAGCACTTGCAGAAATAAATAATGAATCTATATATGTAACATCTTCATTATCAATAACATTTTCTGGAATATAAATTAAAAAGGAAGATACAAAAACAATTAAAGCAGAAAAGATAAAAATTCTAAAAGCATCGCGGACATTTTCATTTGCAATTCTACGATTAAAACATGTTACTTCTTTTTTTCTTTTAATTTTAGCAATTAAAGCAACTATTAAAACAAAAAGGGTCGTAGTCCGAATTCCTCCCGCCGTTGATCCTGGACCAGAACCAATAAACATCATTAAAATAAAAATAACTTTTGTTGCTTCTGAAAGATCATAAATATTAATAGTTGAAAATCCGGCGTTTCTTGTTGAAAATGTATTAAAAATTAAAGCAAATGATTTTGCTGAAGGATCTCCATAAAAATCACTTCGATAAAATGAATTTTGATCACTTATTAAAACATCAAATCCTTCTGCAATAAATACTAAAAAAAGACCAATAAAAGCAACACTAAAATAAGAAAGTGCTGCAATTTTTGTAAAAATCGAAAATCTAAATTTTTGTCCTTTTGCTTTATTTTTTAAATAATTATAGCAATCATAAATTACTGCAAAACCCACTCCTCCGAAAACAAATAAAAAAATTGTAAGAAATTGAATAAAGTAATTTTGATAATAAACTGCAAGTGAATAATCACCCGTAAAAATATCAAATCCCGCATTATTTATACTTGAACCAGCATGAAATATTCCTGTTCAAAAAGATTGTAAAAAATCCCCTTGTAAACCAAGATTAATCGAAGCAGGAGTATTAGAATCTTCTGTTCAATTTGCTGGATATTTTGGATCAACTGAATAAAAAAGTCCAGCAAAAATTAAACCAAAAATTATTGTAAAAGAGACTGTAGATATAAAAGCTACTTTTGCAACTTCTAGGGCATGTCTATTTGTCTCTCCCCCAATTTCATTCATTATTTCATTTTGATCTTTTATTGTAATTTTTTTTTCAAAGATATATTCAACAAGAATAACTTTAATTGTAAATCAACCAACTCCACCAATTAAAATTAAAATTAAAATTATTAATTGGCCAAAAAAATTATATGTATCACTTACTGATACAGTACTTAATCCAGTATCCGAAAAAGCAGAAGAAGAAATAAATAAAGAATTTATAAAACTAACATGTTCAATATCATCTTTTTGAAAAATTGGAATATAAAGTAAAATTCCTCCCAAAATTGAAAAGAAAAGATATCATCCAAGAACCGTAAGGATAGCATGATTTTTATGAAGAAATCTTTTAAAAAATCCTCCCTCTTCTCATTTTTTATTCCTTACAATATTTTGCTTGGGAATTAAAATCTCATTATGATTGGCCTTATCTTTTTTTCCAAAAAATGATTTCATATTATTTGATATCAGATAATTTATCTACATAAATTATCTCTGTAATTGAATTTTTTTTAATCTTATCTACTTTTGTTTTCGAAGCATTCTTACCTACAAATAAATATTTAAGATTCTTGGTAGGACTTGATTTATAATTTGCTCCCAAATCTTTTAAATAATTTTTTATTTGTTCTCTTTTTGCATCTTCTATTGTTCCAGTAACTAAAACATCTTGATTATACAAACGATTACTTTGATCAATATTTATTCCTATATATTTAAGATTAACACCTAATTTATCTAAATCATCAATTAATTTTAAATTATTTGGATTTTTAAATCATTCTACAACTGATTTTGCTTTTACTTCGCCAAAATCATTAAAATTATTTAATTCATCAAATGAAAGTTCTTTTAATTTTATAATTGATTGATATTTTCTTGCAAGATCAAGTGCTGCTTTTTCTCCAATATTTCTGATTCCTAATGCAAATATTAATTGATTCAAATTATTCTTTTTTGATTTATTAATTGAATTTAAAAGATTATTTACAGATTTTTCTTGATATCCTTTTATTGCTAAAATTTGATCTTTTTTATTTCTTAAATTATAAATATCATAAATACTTTTAATTAATCCATTTTGATAAAAAATAATAATTTGTTGTTTTGATAATCCTTCAATATCCATCCCTTTTTTACTTACAAAATGATTTAAAGATTCAATAATTCTTCCTGTACAATTTGTATTTAAACAATATTGATCAACTTCCCCTTTAAATCTTATTAATTTGCTTTTGCAAATTGGACAAATTAATACTTCTTCTCACTTTTGATATTTAAGATTATTATTTATATCTACTACAGAAATTATTTTCGGAATAATTTCTCCTGCTTTTTTTAAATAAACTTCTGTTCCAATTCTTATATCTAAACTTTTAATATAATCAGCATTATGCAATGTTGCTCGCTCAACATTTGTTCCTAAAATATTAACTTTTTTTAATTTTGCATTATATGTTATTTTTCCTGTTCTTCCTACAGTAGGAAAAATATCTAATAATTTTGTTTTTTTGATCTCTGTAGGAAATTTATAGGCAATTGCTCATTTAGGAAATTTTGTTGTATATCCAATATCATTATGATATTTATACTCATTTACTTTTATTACAATTCCATCTACTTCATAATTTAATGATTCTCTTTTACTTGCAAATTTATTAATTTCAAATATTACATCTTTAATATCTTTTAAAAGTAAATTATTTTCATTTACTGAAAATCCCATTTCCTTTACTTTATTTAATGTTTCAATTTGAGAAGAAAAATAATCATCTCTTTTCTTCGCACTTAAAGCTTGAAATATAAATAAATTTAATTCTCTTTTACTTGAAATTTCTTTATCTAAATGTCTTAATGTTCCAGAAGCAAGATTTCTTGGATTTGCAAATAATAAAAGTGGTTTTTTATCTTCTTTAATCAGTTTTTCATTTTCAAGCATTCTTTGCTTATTTAAATTATTAAATTGATCAAGAGAAATATAGACTTCTCCACGAAAATCTATTTCTTCTTTTATTTTTATTTCCCTTGGTAAATTTTTAAATAAAAAAAGATTATTAGTTACATCTTCACCAACTTTTCCATCACCTCTTGTAATTGCTTGATATATCTTTCCATTACGATAATTTAAAGAAATTGATAAACCATCAATCTTTGGTTCAATTACATAACTGTAATTATCTTCTCCTACAATTTTTTTAATTTGCTCATCAAAATGTAATAAATCACTTTCATTAAAAGCATTTTTAAGAGAAAACATTGATCTTATATTATGTTTTGCTTTTTTGAATTTACTATCTGCAAATCCTCCTACATTTTGCGTAGGTGAATCTTCAGTTTTAAATTGTGGATATTTATTTTCTAATTCAATTAATTCTTTGAGTTTTTGATCATAAAAATAATCATCAACAGAAGGATTATTATTTTGATAATACTCACTGTTTCATTTTTCAATAACTCTTTTTAAATCTAAGATTTTTTCCTCAATTTTATTTAATTTTTCGAGATCTTCCATAAACTAAATTTTTATATATGTATTAATTCTATCATTTTGTTTAAAATTATAATTTATGAGAAAATTTGCAAAAAAGAATAAACAAGCAAAAACATAGATAAGTAAAATATCATCAAACATCGGAACAGGAAGATCAAAAAATATTACTCAAATTGGAATTGAAAACATATTAAATAATATCAAAAATAATAAAGCAAAAAATAAGAAAAAATCATTAAATTTTTTATATTTATCATCTTTATTTTGATAATAAAAACTTAAGAATATAAATAAATTTAAAGTAAATAAAATAATATAAAGCGGAATTGATAAATATTTAGAATCAAAATTATTTGTTTCCTTAAATAATGGATCATTAAATAATAAAGTAAGATTATCAAAATAATTACTTGCTGAAATAGAAAGAGCAAGAATAATCCCTAAACTTAAAAGTAACGATAAAATAAATGTTGCATTTTTTTGATTTTCTTTTACTAAAATTTCAAATTTATGAATTTGTTTTTGGTTTTTTATTAATAAAACAAAAGTAAATGGAAGTAAAATAATTAATCCAAAAAAAGCAATAAAAATTAAAGCATAAAAAATATTTATTGCATAAAAATAAAAGCCGGCTTCAATAAATAATACTAGTAGAAAATAATAAATAATATTAAAAATATTTTCTTTTGTATAAATTAAATAAAAAATCAAAGCAAAAGCTATTGATATTGTAAGAACAATTGCATAGTAAGTTGTAGTATAAAAAGATAAAGTTAAGATGATAATAAAACTAAGATAACCATTGTCTTTATAATAATTATTAACATATCTTAAAAAGATAATTATAATTGCAAGAAAATTAAATAATAAATAAAATTTAATTGAAATTACATCTTGATAACCAAATACAAAAATTATAATTATTCCGAATATTAAAAATAAAAGAATTGATCTTAAATTTTTTTCATCAATTATAAGTCCTTTTATTAAGAAAAGGATTAATAAAATATAAATAGCAGGAAGAAAATATTTTACGATAAGATCTAAATCAATATTTAAATCCTTAGTAAGAATCATAATTCAATAATAATTTGTTTGAAATATTGCATAATAATCTAAATTATTATTATATGGTTTAAATAATTCTGTAACACTATTATTATTAATGATATTGTTAATTGTAAGATAATTTAAATCTTGCTCATAATTATTAAATCAACTTAAATTATTTTCCAAGATAATAAAAATATAAATAAAAAGAAATGTAAAAATGTAAATAAAAGCAAAATGAAATATTTCTTTTTTATTTATATTAAAACTTTGAAATCATCAGACTCGATAAGATATTAAAATATAAATAATTAAAACAACATCTATAATATCGGAAAAATAATTAAGATAATCAAGGTTATAATTTAAAACAATAATAATTGAATAAGAAAAAAAAGTAAGTAATTGATAAAAAAGAAAACCTATAAAAAATGCAAAATAATTATTATTTCTTTCAACCTTAAAATTATTTAAAATTATTTTCCCTAATCCATAGAAAATAAAAATTAAGAGAAAAAAAGCAAAAAATAATTTTAAGATTGAAAAATCTTCTTGAAAAATTATCCCAATTAAAAACATATAAAAATTATATACGATTGTTTTTTATTAGTTTAAATTTTAATTTATTTTATCAAGATAAAATAACTTATTTTTTAATAGTGATATAATTTATTTGTCGTAAAAGAAATAGGAAATAAATAATGGAGTATAAAAGAATAAAATTACCGTTCAAGTATGATTACTTAGA
This genomic interval carries:
- a CDS encoding TrkH family potassium uptake protein, with product MKSFFGKKDKANHNEILIPKQNIVRNKKWEEGGFFKRFLHKNHAILTVLGWYLFFSILGGILLYIPIFQKDDIEHVSFINSLFISSSAFSDTGLSTVSVSDTYNFFGQLIILILILIGGVGWFTIKVILVEYIFEKKITIKDQNEIMNEIGGETNRHALEVAKVAFISTVSFTIIFGLIFAGLFYSVDPKYPANWTEDSNTPASINLGLQGDFLQSFWTGIFHAGSSINNAGFDIFTGDYSLAVYYQNYFIQFLTIFLFVFGGVGFAVIYDCYNYLKNKAKGQKFRFSIFTKIAALSYFSVAFIGLFLVFIAEGFDVLISDQNSFYRSDFYGDPSAKSFALIFNTFSTRNAGFSTINIYDLSEATKVIFILMMFIGSGPGSTAGGIRTTTLFVLIVALIAKIKRKKEVTCFNRRIANENVRDAFRIFIFSALIVFVSSFLIYIPENVIDNEDVTYIDSLFISASAYGTTGLATNNLQLIDIFASIVLIIVMFIGQFGIYNILNLFKSNRSDYIFSKKHHYYRVYNSKYLETKIRLG
- the ligA gene encoding NAD-dependent DNA ligase LigA; its protein translation is MEDLEKLNKIEEKILDLKRVIEKWNSEYYQNNNPSVDDYFYDQKLKELIELENKYPQFKTEDSPTQNVGGFADSKFKKAKHNIRSMFSLKNAFNESDLLHFDEQIKKIVGEDNYSYVIEPKIDGLSISLNYRNGKIYQAITRGDGKVGEDVTNNLFLFKNLPREIKIKEEIDFRGEVYISLDQFNNLNKQRMLENEKLIKEDKKPLLLFANPRNLASGTLRHLDKEISSKRELNLFIFQALSAKKRDDYFSSQIETLNKVKEMGFSVNENNLLLKDIKDVIFEINKFASKRESLNYEVDGIVIKVNEYKYHNDIGYTTKFPKWAIAYKFPTEIKKTKLLDIFPTVGRTGKITYNAKLKKVNILGTNVERATLHNADYIKSLDIRIGTEVYLKKAGEIIPKIISVVDINNNLKYQKWEEVLICPICKSKLIRFKGEVDQYCLNTNCTGRIIESLNHFVSKKGMDIEGLSKQQIIIFYQNGLIKSIYDIYNLRNKKDQILAIKGYQEKSVNNLLNSINKSKKNNLNQLIFALGIRNIGEKAALDLARKYQSIIKLKELSFDELNNFNDFGEVKAKSVVEWFKNPNNLKLIDDLDKLGVNLKYIGINIDQSNRLYNQDVLVTGTIEDAKREQIKNYLKDLGANYKSSPTKNLKYLFVGKNASKTKVDKIKKNSITEIIYVDKLSDIK
- a CDS encoding potassium channel family protein, whose product is MKKKEVIIIGVGRFAEALINELSKFQHFTLIAIDNDIKKLAEISTFVDKTFVGDSSNEQFLKEVGIKNADIFVVSIGNDIQSNLLTSSILKDNFSGTVIAKAVSKRHVEILKKIGVDVVIMPDTIAAKRTAIGILNPVLNAELFQRNSELTELDGGVSILTIEALPVWEDKMIKDLKIPRNISIFLIYRNKKVVIVNGLTKIAKGDRIAVVGRNEDLSKIVQK